A window of Flavobacteriales bacterium contains these coding sequences:
- a CDS encoding purine-nucleoside phosphorylase, whose amino-acid sequence MLSKIESIAMFLEPKMPFTPKAGIILGTGLGGLIQKIDIKLSLSYQDIPNFPVSTVEGHSGKLIFGLLSDVPVVAMQGRFHYYEGYDMQDVTLPVRVMKFLGIEHLFISNASGGVNPDYEVGDLMVLNDHINLIPSPLVGANLDTLGPRFPDMSDAYERTMIEKALKIGLDKGYRVFEGVYAAVTGPCLETPAEYKYLRIIGADTVGMSTAPEVIVARHMGIPCFAISVITDLGVPGKIQKVSHQEIQKVAEVAEPKLTIIVEELIKTLV is encoded by the coding sequence ATGTTGAGCAAAATAGAGTCGATAGCAATGTTTCTAGAGCCGAAAATGCCATTCACGCCTAAGGCGGGTATTATTCTTGGCACTGGATTAGGAGGATTGATTCAAAAAATTGATATAAAACTTAGCCTTTCTTACCAAGACATTCCAAATTTTCCTGTTTCTACCGTTGAGGGTCATAGTGGTAAACTCATTTTTGGTCTTTTGTCAGATGTACCTGTTGTAGCTATGCAGGGACGCTTTCATTATTATGAAGGATATGATATGCAAGATGTTACTTTACCTGTTAGAGTAATGAAATTCTTAGGAATAGAACATTTATTTATCTCAAACGCTAGTGGTGGAGTAAATCCTGATTATGAAGTGGGAGATTTGATGGTTTTGAATGACCATATCAATTTAATTCCTAGCCCTTTGGTTGGTGCTAATTTAGACACTTTAGGTCCTCGATTTCCTGATATGAGTGATGCTTATGAAAGAACAATGATAGAAAAGGCATTGAAAATAGGTCTTGATAAGGGATATCGTGTATTTGAAGGAGTTTATGCGGCAGTTACTGGACCTTGTTTGGAAACTCCTGCTGAATATAAATATCTTAGAATAATTGGAGCTGATACAGTAGGAATGTCAACAGCTCCAGAGGTTATTGTAGCTCGTCATATGGGTATTCCTTGTTTTGCCATCTCTGTGATAACGGATTTAGGAGTGCCTGGAAAAATTCAAAAGGTTAGCCACCAAGAAATACAAAAAGTAGCTGAAGTGGCTGAGCCTAAACTTACCATAATAGTAGAAGAACTAATCAAAACATTAGTGTAA